One genomic segment of Fusobacterium nucleatum includes these proteins:
- the tgt gene encoding tRNA guanosine(34) transglycosylase Tgt, translated as MKLPVTYKIEDKDGKARAGVITTPHGEIETPVFMPVGTQATVKTMSKEELLDIGSEIILGNTYHLYLRPNDELIARLGGLHKFMNWDKPILTDSGGFQVFSLGSLRKIKEEGVYFSSHIDGSKHFISPEKSIQIQNNLGSDIVMLFDECPPGLSSREYIIPSIERTTRWAKRCVEAHQKKDTQGLFAIVQGGIYEDLRQKSLDELSEMDEKFSGYAIGGLAVGEPREDMYRILNYIVEKCPEEKPRYLMGVGEPVDMLNAVESGIDMMDCVQPTRLARHGTVFTKDGRLVIKSERYKEDTKPLDKECDCYVCKNYSRAYIRHLIKVQEVLGLRLTSYHNLYFLIKLMKDAREAIKEKRFKEFKENFIQRYEGK; from the coding sequence ATGAAATTACCAGTTACATATAAGATAGAAGATAAAGATGGAAAAGCAAGAGCAGGAGTAATTACAACTCCTCATGGAGAAATAGAGACACCTGTTTTTATGCCTGTGGGAACACAAGCTACTGTAAAAACTATGTCAAAAGAGGAATTGCTTGATATAGGTAGTGAAATAATTTTAGGAAATACTTATCATCTTTATTTAAGACCAAATGATGAATTAATAGCTAGACTAGGAGGTTTACATAAATTTATGAATTGGGATAAACCAATTCTTACTGATAGTGGAGGTTTTCAAGTTTTCAGCTTAGGTTCACTTAGAAAAATAAAAGAAGAAGGAGTATACTTTAGCTCGCATATAGATGGTTCTAAACATTTTATATCTCCTGAAAAATCTATACAGATACAAAATAACTTAGGTTCTGATATAGTGATGCTTTTTGATGAATGTCCGCCAGGACTTTCATCAAGAGAATACATAATTCCATCAATAGAAAGAACTACAAGATGGGCAAAAAGATGTGTTGAAGCACATCAAAAGAAAGATACTCAAGGGTTATTTGCAATAGTTCAAGGTGGAATCTATGAAGATTTAAGACAAAAAAGTTTAGATGAATTAAGTGAAATGGATGAAAAATTTTCTGGTTATGCAATAGGTGGACTTGCTGTTGGAGAGCCAAGAGAAGATATGTATAGAATACTTAACTATATTGTAGAAAAATGTCCAGAAGAAAAACCTAGATATTTAATGGGAGTTGGAGAGCCTGTTGATATGTTAAATGCAGTTGAAAGTGGTATCGATATGATGGACTGTGTTCAACCGACGAGACTTGCAAGACATGGAACAGTTTTTACAAAAGATGGTAGACTTGTTATAAAAAGTGAAAGATATAAAGAAGATACAAAGCCACTAGATAAAGAATGTGATTGCTATGTATGTAAAAATTATTCAAGAGCTTATATAAGACATCTAATAAAAGTGCAAGAAGTTTTAGGACTTCGTTTAACATCTTATCATAATCTATATTTTTTAATTAAACTTATGAAAGATGCAAGGGAAGCAATAAAAGAAAAAAGATTTAAAGAATTTAAAGAAAATTTTATACAAAGATATGAAGGAAAATAG
- a CDS encoding bifunctional (p)ppGpp synthetase/guanosine-3',5'-bis(diphosphate) 3'-pyrophosphohydrolase, producing MNNYWEQLLDKARANHLNLDFDKIKLALAFAEESHQGQYRKSGDDYIVHPVEVAKILMDMKMDTDTIVAGLLHDVVEDTLIPIADIKYNFGDTVATLVDGVTKLKALPNGTKNQAENIRKMILAMAENIRVILIKLADRLHNMRTLKFMKPEKQQSISKETLDIYAPLAHRLGMAKVKSELEDMAFSYLHHDEFLEIKRLVDNTKEERKDYIENFIRTIIRTLSDLDIKAEVKGRFKHFYSIYRKMYQKGKEFDDIYDLMGVRVIVEDKATCYHVLGIVHSQYTPVPGRFKDYIAVPKSNNYQSIHTTIVGPLGKFIEIQIRTKDMDDIAEEGIAAHWNYKENKKSSKDDNIYGWLRHIIEFQNESDSTEDFIEGVTGDIDRGTVFTFSPKGDIIELPVGATALDFAFMVHTQVGCKCVGAKVNGRMVTIDHKLKSGDKVEIITSKNSKGPSIDWLDIVVTHGAKGKIRKFLKDENKETVTKIGKDNLEKEASKLGMTLKELENDPTLKKHMEKNNILNLDEFYFYIGEKRSRLDVLITKIKTNLEKERAASTLTIEEVLKKKEEKKKEGKNDFGIVIDGINNTLIRFAKCCTPLPGDEIGGFVTKLTGITVHRKDCPNFHAMVEKDPSREILVKWDENLIVTKMNKYNFTFTVVLNDRPNILMEIVNLIANHKINITSVNSYEVKKDGERVVKVKISIEIKAKTEYDYLINNILKLKDVISVER from the coding sequence ATGAATAACTATTGGGAACAATTATTAGATAAAGCAAGAGCAAATCATCTAAATTTAGATTTTGATAAAATTAAATTAGCATTAGCTTTTGCAGAAGAAAGCCACCAAGGGCAATATAGAAAATCAGGTGATGATTATATTGTCCACCCTGTTGAAGTTGCAAAAATTTTGATGGATATGAAAATGGACACTGATACCATTGTAGCAGGTTTATTACATGATGTAGTAGAAGATACATTGATTCCAATAGCAGATATAAAATATAATTTTGGAGACACGGTAGCCACTCTTGTTGATGGGGTAACAAAATTAAAAGCTTTGCCAAATGGTACTAAAAATCAAGCAGAAAATATAAGAAAAATGATTTTAGCAATGGCAGAAAATATAAGAGTTATCCTTATAAAACTGGCTGATAGACTTCATAATATGAGAACATTAAAATTTATGAAGCCTGAAAAACAGCAATCTATTTCAAAGGAAACTTTGGATATTTATGCACCACTTGCTCATAGACTAGGTATGGCAAAAGTTAAGTCAGAGCTGGAGGATATGGCATTTAGTTATTTACATCATGATGAATTTTTAGAAATAAAAAGATTGGTGGATAACACAAAAGAAGAAAGAAAAGACTATATTGAAAACTTTATTAGAACTATTATTAGAACTTTATCTGATTTAGATATAAAAGCAGAAGTAAAAGGAAGATTTAAACATTTTTATAGCATATATAGAAAAATGTATCAAAAAGGTAAAGAATTTGATGATATTTATGACCTAATGGGAGTTAGAGTAATAGTAGAGGATAAGGCTACATGTTATCATGTTTTAGGTATAGTTCATAGCCAATATACACCAGTACCTGGTAGATTTAAAGACTATATAGCAGTGCCAAAATCAAATAATTATCAGTCTATACATACAACAATAGTTGGACCTTTAGGAAAATTTATAGAAATTCAGATTAGAACTAAAGACATGGATGATATAGCAGAAGAAGGTATCGCTGCACATTGGAACTATAAAGAAAATAAAAAGAGTAGTAAAGATGATAATATTTATGGTTGGTTGAGACATATTATAGAATTTCAAAATGAATCTGATTCAACAGAAGATTTTATTGAAGGCGTAACAGGAGATATAGACAGAGGTACAGTTTTTACTTTTTCACCTAAGGGAGATATTATAGAGTTGCCAGTTGGAGCAACGGCACTAGATTTTGCGTTTATGGTACATACACAAGTAGGTTGTAAATGTGTTGGAGCAAAAGTAAATGGAAGAATGGTAACTATTGACCATAAGTTAAAAAGTGGAGATAAAGTAGAAATTATAACTTCTAAAAACTCAAAAGGACCAAGTATAGATTGGCTAGATATAGTTGTAACCCATGGAGCTAAGGGAAAAATTAGAAAATTTTTAAAAGATGAAAATAAAGAAACTGTAACAAAAATTGGTAAAGATAATTTAGAAAAAGAAGCTTCTAAATTAGGAATGACTTTAAAAGAACTTGAAAATGACCCCACACTTAAAAAACATATGGAAAAAAATAATATTCTTAACTTAGATGAATTTTATTTCTATATTGGTGAAAAGAGAAGTAGGCTTGATGTATTAATAACTAAGATAAAAACTAACTTGGAAAAAGAGAGAGCAGCTTCAACTTTAACTATTGAAGAAGTCTTAAAGAAGAAAGAAGAAAAGAAAAAAGAGGGTAAAAATGACTTTGGAATAGTTATAGATGGAATAAATAATACTCTTATCAGATTTGCTAAGTGTTGTACTCCATTACCAGGAGATGAAATTGGGGGTTTTGTTACAAAACTTACAGGAATAACAGTACATAGAAAAGATTGCCCTAATTTTCATGCTATGGTAGAAAAAGACCCTAGTAGGGAGATTTTAGTTAAATGGGACGAAAATTTAATAGTAACTAAGATGAATAAGTATAATTTTACTTTCACAGTTGTATTGAATGATAGACCAAATATATTAATGGAAATTGTTAATTTAATAGCTAATCATAAAATAAATATTACATCTGTAAACTCTTATGAAGTGAAAAAAGATGGGGAAAGAGTAGTGAAAGTAAAAATATCAATAGAAATTAAGGCTAAAACAGAATATGATTATTTAATAAATAATATTTTAAAATTAAAAGATGTTATTTCTGTTGAGCGTTAG
- a CDS encoding adenine phosphoribosyltransferase has protein sequence MDLKNYVASIENYPKEGIIFRDITPLMNDGEAYKYATEKIVEFAKDHHIDIVVGPEARGFIFGCPVSYALGVGFVPVRKPGKLPREVIEYAYDLEYGSNKLCLHKDSIKPGQKVLIVDDLLATGGTVEATIKLVEELGGVVVGLAFLIELVDLKGRERLNKYPMITLMQY, from the coding sequence ATGGATTTAAAAAATTATGTAGCATCAATAGAAAATTACCCTAAAGAAGGAATAATATTTAGAGATATAACACCACTTATGAATGATGGAGAAGCATATAAATATGCAACAGAAAAAATTGTTGAATTTGCAAAAGACCATCATATTGATATAGTTGTTGGACCAGAAGCAAGAGGATTTATTTTTGGTTGTCCTGTGTCTTATGCTTTAGGAGTAGGTTTTGTCCCAGTTAGAAAACCAGGAAAATTACCTCGTGAAGTAATAGAATATGCTTATGATTTAGAATATGGTTCAAATAAATTATGTTTACATAAAGATTCAATAAAACCTGGACAAAAAGTATTAATAGTTGATGATTTGCTTGCAACTGGGGGAACGGTTGAAGCTACAATAAAATTAGTAGAAGAATTAGGAGGAGTTGTAGTAGGGTTAGCATTTTTAATAGAACTTGTTGACTTAAAAGGAAGAGAGAGATTAAATAAATATCCTATGATTACATTAATGCAATATTAG
- a CDS encoding tetratricopeptide repeat protein, with the protein MNKKIVIVLGLSILISGCLSANKEKNYNFIKGLNEYQKNDKVSALENYKKAYEVDKNNVVLLNEIAYLYVDLGNYEEAENYYKKALEVKPNDENSLKNLLQLLYLENKRTEMKKYIPMVIDRNSFVYNLNNFRVAILENEEAEVEKSLLKISSNNRFLEEYNESFYIDLASVGGLSDNTIKYSNTIFEKAYKKYSNKNKDIVKIYASFLIEIKEYRKAEDILMKYIVNNEDNLDEYTLLKKLYTKENNKQKLENLKKILRNKI; encoded by the coding sequence ATGAATAAGAAGATAGTAATAGTTTTAGGACTAAGTATTTTAATTTCAGGTTGTTTGAGTGCTAATAAAGAAAAAAATTATAATTTTATTAAGGGTTTAAATGAATATCAGAAAAATGATAAGGTTTCTGCCTTAGAAAATTATAAGAAAGCTTATGAAGTAGATAAAAACAATGTAGTTTTATTAAATGAAATAGCTTATTTGTATGTTGATTTAGGAAATTATGAAGAAGCAGAAAATTACTATAAAAAAGCTTTGGAAGTAAAACCTAATGATGAAAATTCTCTAAAAAACTTATTACAATTATTGTATCTTGAAAATAAGAGAACAGAAATGAAAAAATATATTCCTATGGTTATAGATAGAAATAGTTTTGTCTATAATCTTAATAATTTTAGGGTAGCTATTTTAGAAAATGAAGAAGCAGAAGTAGAAAAATCTTTGTTAAAGATAAGTTCTAATAATAGATTTTTAGAAGAATATAATGAAAGTTTTTACATTGATTTAGCCAGTGTAGGAGGCTTATCAGATAACACAATAAAATATTCTAATACTATTTTTGAAAAAGCATATAAAAAATATTCAAACAAGAATAAAGATATAGTAAAAATATATGCTAGTTTCTTAATAGAAATAAAAGAATATAGAAAAGCAGAAGATATTTTAATGAAATATATTGTTAATAATGAAGATAATTTAGATGAGTATACACTTTTAAAAAAACTGTATACAAAGGAAAATAATAAACAAAAATTAGAAAATTTAAAAAAGATTTTAAGAAATAAAATATAA
- a CDS encoding DUF502 domain-containing protein has translation MRLKKNFYTGLLMILPVVITYYIFNWLFSLAFRIINNTAIIKVLKKLVYFGFGEKADAFYIQILVYIVAILIIFFSVTLLGYMTKLVFFSKIIKKATDILERIPIIKTVYSTSKQIIGVAYSDNGESVYKKVVAVEFPRKGLYAIGFLTADKNTALKEFLEDKEIVNVFVPTAPNPTSGFLLCIPKEDIHPLNMTVEWAFKLIVSGGYITEELVKEKEEQITE, from the coding sequence ATGAGATTAAAGAAAAATTTTTATACTGGCTTATTAATGATACTTCCAGTTGTAATAACATACTATATTTTTAATTGGCTTTTTAGTTTAGCATTTAGGATAATAAATAATACTGCAATTATAAAAGTCTTAAAAAAATTAGTTTATTTTGGATTTGGAGAAAAAGCAGATGCCTTTTATATACAGATATTAGTTTATATAGTTGCAATATTAATAATATTTTTTTCTGTAACATTACTTGGTTATATGACAAAATTAGTTTTTTTCTCAAAGATTATAAAAAAGGCAACAGACATTTTAGAAAGAATACCAATTATAAAAACTGTATATTCAACATCGAAACAAATTATAGGAGTTGCATATTCAGACAATGGTGAAAGTGTCTATAAGAAAGTTGTGGCAGTGGAATTTCCTAGAAAAGGACTATATGCTATTGGTTTTTTAACAGCAGATAAAAATACTGCATTAAAAGAATTTTTAGAAGATAAAGAAATTGTTAATGTATTTGTACCAACAGCACCTAATCCGACTTCTGGTTTCTTATTATGTATACCAAAGGAAGATATTCATCCACTTAATATGACTGTTGAATGGGCATTTAAACTTATAGTTTCAGGTGGTTATATAACAGAAGAATTGGTGAAAGAAAAAGAAGAACAAATAACAGAATAA
- a CDS encoding hemolysin family protein, with protein sequence MDTYLNVLILVVLILLSGFFSAAEAALSAYRSNYLEKLDEEKHPKKYVVMKKWLKEPNAMLTGIVICNNIVNILASSIATVVIVNYFGNKGSSVALATAIMTILILIFGEITPKLMARNNSAKIAETVSVVIYVLSIILTPAISCLIFISRLVGRILGVNMTSPQLMITEEDIISFVNVGNAEGIIEEDEKEMIHSIVTLGETSAKEVMTPRTSMLAFEATKTINEVWDEIIDNGFSRIPIYEETIDNIVGILYVKDLMEHIKNNELDLPIKQFIRSAYFVPETKSIIEILKEFRGLKVHIAIVLDEYGGVVGLVTIEDLIEEIVGEIRDEYDDEEESFFKKIADNEYEVDAMTDIETINKDLELELPISEDYESLGGLIVTTTGKICEVGDEVQIDNIYLKVLEVDKMRVSKVFIRILEKEKEEE encoded by the coding sequence TTGGACACGTATCTGAATGTGTTGATATTGGTAGTTTTAATTTTATTGTCAGGATTTTTTTCGGCAGCTGAAGCAGCATTATCAGCTTATAGATCTAATTATTTAGAAAAATTAGATGAAGAGAAACATCCTAAGAAATATGTGGTAATGAAGAAATGGCTAAAAGAGCCAAATGCTATGCTAACAGGTATAGTAATTTGTAATAATATAGTTAATATTTTAGCTTCATCAATTGCAACTGTTGTGATAGTAAATTATTTTGGAAATAAAGGTTCATCAGTGGCATTGGCAACTGCAATAATGACTATATTAATTTTAATTTTTGGGGAGATAACTCCAAAGCTTATGGCTAGGAATAATAGTGCAAAAATAGCAGAAACAGTTTCAGTAGTAATATATGTTTTGTCTATTATACTAACACCAGCAATATCTTGTTTGATATTTATATCAAGACTTGTAGGAAGAATACTTGGGGTAAATATGACAAGTCCACAGCTGATGATAACGGAAGAAGATATAATTTCTTTTGTAAATGTTGGAAATGCCGAAGGTATTATTGAAGAAGATGAAAAAGAAATGATACATTCAATAGTAACTTTGGGAGAAACCAGTGCTAAAGAAGTTATGACACCAAGAACTTCAATGCTTGCTTTTGAAGCAACTAAAACAATAAATGAAGTTTGGGATGAAATAATAGATAATGGTTTTTCAAGAATACCTATCTATGAAGAAACAATTGATAACATAGTAGGAATTTTATATGTTAAGGATTTAATGGAACATATAAAAAATAATGAATTAGATTTACCTATTAAACAATTTATAAGATCAGCTTATTTTGTTCCTGAAACAAAATCTATTATAGAAATCTTAAAAGAATTTAGAGGTTTAAAAGTTCATATAGCCATAGTTTTAGATGAATATGGTGGAGTTGTCGGACTTGTAACAATAGAAGATTTGATAGAAGAAATTGTTGGTGAAATAAGAGATGAGTATGATGACGAGGAAGAAAGTTTCTTTAAAAAGATAGCTGATAATGAATATGAAGTAGATGCAATGACTGATATAGAAACAATTAATAAAGACTTAGAGTTAGAATTACCTATATCAGAAGACTATGAAAGTCTAGGTGGACTTATAGTTACAACCACAGGTAAAATTTGTGAAGTTGGAGATGAAGTTCAAATAGATAATATTTATTTGAAAGTTTTAGAAGTAGATAAAATGAGAGTTTCAAAAGTCTTTATAAGGATTTTGGAAAAGGAAAAAGAAGAAGAATGA
- a CDS encoding ACT domain-containing protein, producing the protein MAKKKDTENKEFYIVDKRILPKSIQNVIKVNDLILKTKMSKYSAIKKVGISRSTYYKYKDFIKPFYEGGEDRIYSLHLSLKDRVGILSDVLDVIAREKISILTVVQNMAVDGVAKSTILIKLSESMQKKIDKIISKIGKVEGITDIRITGSN; encoded by the coding sequence ATGGCAAAAAAGAAAGATACAGAGAACAAAGAATTTTACATAGTGGATAAAAGAATTTTACCTAAGTCTATCCAAAATGTAATAAAGGTTAATGATTTAATATTAAAAACAAAAATGTCAAAGTACAGTGCAATTAAAAAGGTGGGAATAAGTAGAAGTACTTATTATAAGTATAAAGATTTTATAAAGCCGTTTTATGAAGGAGGAGAGGATAGAATTTATAGTTTGCATCTATCTTTAAAAGATAGAGTTGGGATTTTGTCGGATGTTTTAGATGTTATAGCAAGAGAAAAAATTAGTATATTGACAGTAGTTCAAAATATGGCAGTTGATGGTGTAGCTAAATCAACTATACTTATTAAATTATCTGAAAGTATGCAAAAAAAGATTGATAAAATAATATCAAAAATTGGTAAGGTAGAAGGAATAACAGATATAAGAATAACAGGAAGTAATTAA
- a CDS encoding bifunctional 5,10-methylenetetrahydrofolate dehydrogenase/5,10-methenyltetrahydrofolate cyclohydrolase: MLMDGKELARDIKTKIKTEIDNIKKIHNINPMVATILVGDNQASQVYLNSQIKSYQDLGIGVQKYFFSEEISEAYLLNLIDKLNKDTEVDGIMVNLPLPPQINVTKVLNSIKLVKDVDGFKAENLGLLFQNNEGFTSPSTPAGIMALIEKYNIDLEGKDVVVVGSSNIVGKPIAALILNSRGTVTICNIYTKNLAEKTKNADILISAVGKPKLITEDMVKEGAVVIDVGINRVNGKLEGDVDFESVQKKASHITPVPGGVGALTVAMLLSNILKSFKANRGII; this comes from the coding sequence ATGTTGATGGATGGAAAAGAATTAGCAAGAGATATTAAGACTAAAATAAAGACAGAAATTGATAATATAAAAAAAATACATAATATTAATCCAATGGTAGCTACTATATTAGTTGGAGATAATCAGGCTTCACAGGTGTATTTAAACTCACAAATAAAATCATATCAAGATTTAGGAATAGGAGTTCAAAAATATTTTTTTAGTGAAGAAATATCTGAGGCTTATCTTTTAAATTTAATTGATAAATTAAATAAAGATACAGAAGTAGATGGAATAATGGTAAATTTACCTTTGCCTCCTCAGATAAATGTAACAAAAGTTTTAAATAGTATAAAACTTGTTAAAGATGTAGATGGTTTTAAAGCAGAAAATTTAGGTTTATTATTTCAAAATAATGAAGGTTTTACATCTCCATCTACACCAGCAGGAATAATGGCTTTAATAGAAAAATATAATATAGATTTAGAAGGAAAAGATGTAGTTGTAGTAGGGAGTAGTAATATAGTTGGAAAACCTATTGCAGCTTTAATTCTTAATAGTCGTGGAACAGTTACTATTTGTAATATATATACTAAAAATTTAGCAGAAAAAACGAAAAATGCAGATATATTAATATCAGCAGTAGGTAAACCTAAACTTATTACAGAAGATATGGTGAAAGAAGGTGCAGTAGTAATAGATGTTGGAATAAATAGAGTTAATGGAAAATTAGAGGGGGATGTTGATTTTGAAAGTGTTCAAAAGAAAGCATCACATATAACACCTGTTCCAGGTGGAGTAGGGGCATTAACAGTGGCTATGTTATTATCTAATATTTTAAAATCATTTAAAGCAAATAGAGGAATAATTTAA
- the fmt gene encoding methionyl-tRNA formyltransferase yields MKIIFMGTPTFAVPSLEKIYKEHEIISVFTKVDKPNARGKKINYSPIKEFALANGLKIYQPENFKDSTLIEEIRNMQADLIVVVAYGKILPKEIIDIPKYGVINLHSSLLPRFRGAAPINAAIINGDTKSGVSIMYVEEELDAGDVILQEETEISDEDTFLSLHDRLKDMGADLLLKAIELIEKREVKAQKQDKKLVTFVKPFRKEDCKIDWTKTSREIFNFVRGMNPVPTAFSNLNGTIIKIYETKINDKVYDNATCGEVVEYLKGKGIVVKTSDGSLIITSAKPENKKQMSGVDLINGKFLKMGEKLC; encoded by the coding sequence ATGAAAATTATTTTTATGGGAACACCAACATTTGCTGTTCCCAGTTTAGAAAAAATTTATAAAGAACATGAAATTATATCAGTGTTTACAAAAGTTGATAAACCTAATGCTAGAGGGAAAAAGATAAATTATTCCCCAATAAAAGAGTTTGCTTTGGCAAATGGTTTAAAGATTTATCAACCTGAAAACTTTAAAGATAGTACTTTAATTGAAGAGATAAGAAATATGCAAGCTGATTTAATAGTAGTTGTTGCTTATGGAAAGATTTTACCGAAAGAAATAATAGATATCCCTAAGTATGGGGTAATAAATTTACATTCTTCATTATTGCCAAGATTTAGAGGTGCAGCACCTATAAATGCAGCTATAATAAATGGAGATACAAAAAGTGGAGTATCTATAATGTATGTTGAGGAAGAGTTGGATGCAGGAGATGTAATTCTTCAAGAAGAAACAGAAATTTCAGATGAAGATACATTTTTAAGTTTGCATGATAGATTAAAAGACATGGGAGCAGATTTGTTACTTAAAGCTATTGAGCTTATAGAAAAAAGAGAAGTAAAAGCACAAAAGCAAGATAAAAAATTAGTAACATTTGTGAAACCTTTTAGAAAAGAAGATTGCAAAATAGACTGGACTAAGACAAGTAGAGAAATTTTTAATTTTGTTAGAGGTATGAATCCAGTACCAACCGCTTTTTCAAATTTGAATGGAACAATAATAAAAATATATGAAACAAAAATTAATGATAAAGTTTACGATAATGCAACTTGTGGGGAAGTAGTTGAATACTTAAAAGGAAAAGGAATTGTTGTAAAGACAAGTGATGGTAGCCTTATAATAACTTCTGCTAAACCAGAAAATAAAAAACAAATGTCAGGTGTAGACTTAATCAATGGAAAATTTTTAAAAATGGGTGAAAAACTATGTTGA
- the nrdR gene encoding transcriptional regulator NrdR has translation MKCPFCSSEDTKVVDSRTTIDGSTKRRRECNNCLKRFSTYERFEESPIYVVKKDNRRVKYDREKLLRGLTFATAKRNVSREELDKIITDIERSLQNSLISEISSKDLGEKVLEKLRELDQVAYVRFASVYKEFNDIKSFIEIVEEIKKD, from the coding sequence ATGAAGTGTCCTTTTTGTAGTTCAGAAGATACAAAAGTAGTTGATAGCAGAACGACGATAGATGGCTCTACAAAGAGAAGAAGAGAATGTAATAACTGTTTAAAAAGATTTAGTACCTATGAAAGATTTGAAGAAAGTCCAATATATGTAGTAAAAAAAGATAATAGGCGTGTAAAATATGATAGAGAAAAACTTTTAAGAGGACTTACATTTGCAACAGCAAAAAGAAATGTGAGTAGAGAAGAATTAGATAAAATTATTACAGATATTGAAAGAAGTCTGCAAAATTCTTTAATAAGTGAAATAAGCAGTAAAGACTTAGGAGAAAAAGTTTTAGAAAAGTTAAGAGAACTTGACCAAGTAGCCTATGTTAGATTTGCTTCTGTATATAAAGAATTTAATGACATTAAATCTTTTATAGAAATTGTTGAAGAAATTAAAAAAGATTAA
- a CDS encoding PTS sugar transporter subunit IIA: MVNSIKITDYITEDLIDLDLKSKNREGILIELSELLEKSPNITGEEKDIYKALVDREKLGSTGIGKGVAIPHAKTESATGLTVAFGVSKEGIDFNSLDEEEVHLFFVFASPNKDSQIYLKVLARISRLIREEEFRENLFNCKTPKGVIDCIREKEEN; encoded by the coding sequence ATGGTAAATTCTATAAAAATAACAGATTATATTACAGAAGATTTAATAGATTTAGACTTAAAATCAAAAAATAGAGAAGGTATTTTAATAGAGTTGTCAGAATTATTGGAAAAATCACCAAATATAACAGGTGAAGAAAAAGATATTTATAAAGCATTAGTAGATAGAGAAAAACTTGGTAGTACAGGAATTGGTAAAGGAGTAGCTATACCTCATGCTAAAACTGAAAGTGCAACAGGGCTTACTGTAGCTTTTGGTGTAAGTAAAGAAGGGATAGATTTTAATTCACTAGATGAAGAAGAAGTTCATTTATTCTTTGTTTTTGCTTCTCCTAATAAAGATAGCCAAATTTATTTAAAAGTTTTAGCTAGAATATCAAGGTTGATAAGAGAAGAAGAATTTAGAGAAAATTTATTTAATTGTAAAACTCCAAAGGGAGTTATAGATTGTATAAGAGAAAAAGAAGAAAATTAG
- the recO gene encoding DNA repair protein RecO yields MIFLRGKGIIIAKKDIEEADRYITIFMEDYGKVSTVIKGIRKSKKRDKTAVDILSLTDFQFYKKNDSLIISNFSTVKDYIGIKSDIDKINIAFYIFSILNQILVENGRNRKIYEVLEKTLDYLNTSNDERKNYLLILFFLNTLIKEEGISIENSTNIEEIQVEIQTQRKVEIDDNVKKILQYLFEDNLKVVINDEKYKIDYIRKAILVLENYINFHLDTNINAQKILWGALLW; encoded by the coding sequence ATGATATTTTTAAGAGGTAAGGGTATTATTATAGCAAAGAAAGATATTGAAGAAGCAGATAGATATATCACAATATTTATGGAAGATTATGGAAAAGTTTCCACTGTTATAAAGGGTATAAGAAAAAGTAAAAAAAGAGATAAAACAGCAGTGGATATATTATCTTTAACAGATTTTCAATTCTATAAAAAAAATGATAGTTTGATAATTTCAAATTTTTCAACTGTTAAAGACTATATAGGAATAAAATCTGATATAGATAAGATAAATATAGCATTTTATATATTTTCTATTTTAAATCAAATTTTGGTTGAAAATGGTAGGAATAGAAAAATTTATGAAGTATTAGAAAAAACTCTTGATTATTTGAATACATCAAATGATGAGAGAAAAAATTATCTTTTAATCTTATTTTTCTTAAACACTCTAATTAAAGAAGAAGGAATTTCTATTGAAAATAGTACTAATATAGAGGAAATTCAAGTTGAGATACAAACTCAAAGAAAAGTGGAAATAGATGATAATGTAAAAAAAATATTGCAATATCTATTTGAGGATAATTTAAAAGTAGTAATTAATGATGAAAAATATAAAATTGATTATATAAGAAAAGCAATATTGGTATTGGAAAATTATATTAATTTTCATTTAGATACTAATATAAATGCTCAAAAAATATTATGGGGGGCTTTATTATGGTAA